The Chryseobacterium sp. LJ668 genome segment TCTTCTAAAAACAAACGAACTTTCTGGCGCTGCTCTTCACTTTGAGTCATTGAAATAACGTCCTCATAATTTTTCAGATCCATACAATAGATTTTATCGAAATAATCTAAATCTGAAATACGAATAGGTCGGGATTTTTGTTTCGAAATATCTATCCCGTGATTGGCCGCTGTTTGTACTGCCCTTTTGTCAGGTGTTTCGCCTTCATGCATAGAAATGGTCCCAACAGAGTCTACAAAAAAATTTTCTGAAAGTTTAGATTTTAAAATTCCTTCAGTAAGAGGGCTTCTGCAGATGTTACCTAAACAAACTATTAATATTTTC includes the following:
- a CDS encoding low molecular weight protein-tyrosine-phosphatase is translated as MKILIVCLGNICRSPLTEGILKSKLSENFFVDSVGTISMHEGETPDKRAVQTAANHGIDISKQKSRPIRISDLDYFDKIYCMDLKNYEDVISMTQSEEQRQKVRLFLEEAGNHQNIEVPDPYWGEMSDFENVFQLLDNACNKISHQLQQQAISNKI